The proteins below come from a single Cannabis sativa cultivar Pink pepper isolate KNU-18-1 chromosome 3, ASM2916894v1, whole genome shotgun sequence genomic window:
- the LOC115710793 gene encoding uncharacterized protein LOC115710793 — translation MSRNRDKLGRFVKQQIEILENSPKSSSSTRSHSPPSPILPALPMMAQQQEIQPRTLQDYLHPTRTATPSCIMYPMNMPNFDFKPGMIQLLPTFHGMENESPYVHIQAFEEVVATFNNQADIINLVRLKFFPFSLKDKAKSWLYSLRPRSIGTWDEMTKAFFSKFFPPHKTSSLKRQISTFTQKDHETFHQVWERFKDLMGQCPHHGYESWRLVSYFYDGLTADKRQFVQMMCNGDFLQKDPEEALEYLEEIFEKSYTWSAPSPTDKPRTAGVYQLKEEDSVKAQLEALKKQFEAFKTQEGKALQMAAKVEKQEPCFICGGTDHQPQECPSLSMLRGGDEEQCNALGDYKKPYNAYSNTYNPGWRNHPNFSWKDTSQNQASGSQWKPDQQNNSLENSIKILADSQLEFRTYFAQVIEELKDIKIQLTKLNDSSAIQERGKLPAQPLITPKGQHMAQTSTSSESNLKGVNAITTRSGQSTVSPLPKTTSVPMPAPDANMPQNPPVKVPFPQALKSSRKVLENHGEILENLKQVKINLPLLHVIKQVPAYAKVIKDLCTMKRKHHVKKTAFLTEQVSAVIEQKIPIKYKDPGCPTIACQIGTQGFGQALLDLGASVNLMPYSIYLQLGLGEIKPTSVVLQLADRSIKKPRGIVEDVLIKVGKFYYPADFLILDTQSEVNTESKIPIILGRPFLATANALINCRNGLMKLSFGNMTMEVNIFHVAKQPPDEEEDCYHTDVIDTIVEEEVLLHDDSDSLSDLLHDFDTENMLYPPEEANVSSIVEMSQDEASPSQYENLRFQTRSMKRFFGSMCDIDKFW, via the coding sequence atgtCACGAAATAGAGACAAATTAGGGAgatttgtaaaacaacaaattgaaattttagaaaactctCCTAAATCGTCTTCTTCCACTCGTTCTCATTCACCACCATCACCCATACTTCCTGCACTTCCAATGATGGCTCAACAACAGGAAATCCAACCAAGAACGCTACAGGATTATCTACATCCTACGCGTACGGCCACACCTTCATGCATAATGTATCCCATGAATATGCCCAACTTCGATTTCAAACCTGGCATGATTCAACTTTTACCAACCTTTCATGGTATGGAAAATGAGAGTCCATATGTGCATATTCAGGCCTTCGAAGAGGTGGTGGCCACATTCAACAACCAAGCTGACATCATTAACTTGGTGAGATTGAAGTTCTTTCCTTTCTCACTCAAGGATAAAGCCAAAAGCTGGTTGTATTCCTTAAGGCCAAGGTCTATTGGGACTTGGGATGAAATGACAAAAGcatttttctctaaatttttcCCACCCCATAAGACTAGCAGCCTTAAGAGGCAAATCTCTACCTTCACCCAAAAGGACCATGAAACGTTTCATCAGgtctgggagaggtttaaagatttgATGGGCCAGTGCCCACATCATGGATACGAAAGTTGGCGTCTTGTCAGCTATTTCTATGACGGTCTCACAGCCGACAAAAGACAATTCGTACAAATGATGTGCAATGGCGACTTCCTACAGAAAGATCCCGAAGAAGCTTTGGAATATCTTgaagaaatttttgaaaaatcataCACATGGAGTGCGCCAAGTCCTACAGACAAGCCACGAACAGCCGGAGTCTACCAATTGAAGGAGGAGGACAGTGTGAAAGCTCAACTTGAAGCTTTGAAAAAACAATTTGAGgctttcaaaactcaagaaggTAAAGCACTCCAGATGGCTGCAAAAGTGGAAAAGCAAGAACCATGCTTCATTTGTGGAGGGACTGATCATCAACCACAAGAGTGCCCTAGTCTTAGTATGTTGAGGGGAGGAGATGAGGAACAGTGTAATGCCTTAGGGGATTACAAGAAGCCTTATAATGCCTACTCCAACACATACAATCCTGGTTGGCGTAACCATCCCAATTTCAGTTGGAAGGATACAAGTCAAAATCAAGCATCTGGGAGCCAATGGAAACCTGATCAACAAAATAATTCTCTTGAGAATTCCATAAAAATTCTCGCAGACTCTCAACTAGAGTTCAGGACTTATTTTGCTCAGGTGATAGAGGAATTGAAGGACATAAAGATTCAATTAACAAAGTTAAATGATTCTTCAGCCATTCAAGAGCGTGGTAAGCTTCCCGCTCAGCCTCTAATCACTCCCAAAGGGCAACATATGGCACAAACCTCCACTTCTTCAGAGTCTAATCTAAAAGGGGTTAATGCCATAACTACTCGAAGTGGTCAAAGTACAGTATCACCATTACCTAAGACCACTAGTGTACCAATGCCTGCTCCAGATGCTAATATGCCACAGAACCCTCCAGTGAAGGTGCCCTTCCCTCAGGCTTTGAAATCTTCTAGGAAGGTACTGGAAAATCATGGTGAAATCCTAGAAAATTTAAAACAAGTGAAGATCAACCTGCCTCTCTTGCATGTGATCAAACAAGTACCAGCATATGCCAAGGTCATCAAGGATTTATGCACCATGAAAAGAAAACACCATGTCAAGAAAACTGCATTCTTGACGGAACAAGTAAGTGCGGTGATTGAACAAAAGATACCGATCAAATACAAAGATCCAGGTTGTCCTACAATCGCTTGCCAAATTGGGACACAAGGATTTGGTCAAGCTCTCCTAGACTTAGGTGCAAGTGTTAATCTCATGCCTTATTCAATTTACTTGCAACTAGGCTTAGGAGAAATCAAGCCCACATCTGTGGTGCTACAATTGGCTGACCGCTCAATTAAAAAGCCACGAGGAATAGTTGAAGATGTCTTGATTAAAGTTGGAAAATTCTATTACCCCGCTGACTTTTTGATTTTGGACACTCAGTCTGAGGTTAATACTGAGTCAAAAATTCCCATCATTCTCGGTAGGCCTTTCCTTGCAACAGCCAATGCTCTCATTAACTGTAGGAATGGTCTCATGAAATTATCTTTCGGGAATATGACTATGGAGGTCAACATTTTTCATGTTGCGAAACAACCACCAGACGAGGAGGAAGATTGCTATCATACTGATGTGATAGACACAATTGTTGAGGAGGAAGTTCTTTTGCATGATGATTCTGATTCTTTAAGTGATCTCCTCCATGACTTTGATACTGAAAATATGCTTTATCCACCTGAGGAAGCTAATGTTTCTTCCATTGTTGAGATGTCCCAAGATGAAGCATCACCGTCGCAATATGAGAATTTGCGATTCCAGACCCGATCTATGAAACGCTTCTTCGGGTCCATGTGCGATATTGACAAATTCTGGTAA